One genomic window of Verrucomicrobiota bacterium includes the following:
- a CDS encoding small ribosomal subunit Rsm22 family protein, with product MTHYPEALDSWWLEQASSYYFSSSTHTTIKRLASAAEVLSDVFTSDRDEDFSGYAMDTEAVLAYGCYFFPQTFARINYVINELIKFRHWNPNSPEPLRILDLGCGLGAASFALAYRLSRHFTTGVLIDAVDQSRVQLDLLKKCATAHRTLWPQTRWITHMGDARNILESHKFPSQNLWDIIIASFSLGEFFYKAPHEKATSWLDTILSHLKKEGICLLIEPALSETAIRLEKLHDYLINRDFKIWGPCLHQSACPMLSKYGEKHWCHEVHLWQPPQTLLDINKNLDKPRIVKELKFSYLAFGHEASPLPEGDLGRMVSPVVETAGKLQMSICSSNGLLEHHDLLTRGFKAKDKKRVKKLSRGDLLSIHAKEPLKGENSFRIKNKDSYKTIYQHDH from the coding sequence ATGACACATTATCCTGAGGCACTCGACTCTTGGTGGTTGGAACAAGCATCTAGCTATTATTTCTCCTCCAGCACTCACACCACGATCAAGCGATTAGCGTCTGCTGCTGAAGTTTTAAGCGATGTCTTCACCTCGGACAGAGACGAAGATTTTTCAGGTTATGCCATGGACACTGAAGCAGTGCTCGCTTACGGCTGCTACTTTTTTCCTCAGACTTTTGCTCGCATAAACTATGTTATCAATGAGTTAATTAAATTTCGCCACTGGAACCCAAATAGTCCAGAACCCCTTAGAATTTTGGATTTAGGCTGTGGCTTAGGCGCTGCATCCTTTGCATTAGCTTATCGTTTGAGCCGTCATTTTACGACCGGAGTGCTAATAGATGCTGTTGACCAGTCTCGAGTCCAATTAGACTTATTAAAGAAATGTGCCACAGCACATAGAACTCTATGGCCTCAGACAAGATGGATTACTCACATGGGAGACGCTAGAAACATCCTAGAATCACACAAGTTTCCTTCACAGAACCTTTGGGATATTATTATAGCCAGCTTCTCTCTGGGAGAATTTTTTTACAAAGCACCACATGAAAAAGCTACGAGTTGGCTAGATACAATATTATCGCACTTAAAAAAAGAGGGTATTTGCCTTTTAATAGAGCCCGCGCTTTCCGAAACGGCTATTCGGCTTGAAAAACTCCACGACTACTTAATAAACAGGGATTTCAAAATCTGGGGCCCCTGTTTACATCAATCAGCTTGTCCCATGCTCTCAAAATACGGAGAGAAACATTGGTGCCACGAAGTCCACTTGTGGCAACCTCCACAAACCCTTTTGGATATTAACAAAAATCTAGATAAGCCTCGTATTGTTAAAGAATTGAAATTTAGCTATTTAGCATTTGGCCATGAAGCAAGCCCATTACCTGAAGGGGATCTAGGCCGCATGGTCTCACCTGTTGTTGAGACAGCAGGTAAGTTACAAATGAGCATTTGCTCTTCCAACGGATTACTAGAACATCATGATTTGCTTACCAGAGGCTTCAAGGCTAAGGACAAAAAGAGAGTCAAAAAACTCTCACGCGGTGATCTATTATCCATTCATGCTAAAGAGCCATTAAAGGGAGAAAATTCCTTCCGCATCAAAAACAAGGACTCATACAAAACCATCTATCAACATGATCATTGA
- a CDS encoding competence/damage-inducible protein A, with amino-acid sequence MIIEVINTGTELLLGQVLNTHLRYFSEQLALKGLQVSRQATVPDGSIIELALLESLARADLILITGGLGPTTDDLTRQAIAKVTKKKLTLDTDTLETIKVFFKKRDYEMPESNTIQAMIPEGADILKNNHGTAPGLRLQHKNKWIICLPGPPRELYPMFSEQIMPWFDSLLPHKNTIQTNILRLTGLGESLAQDMIMDSLNIPHDVDIGYCARLGELDIRLVSASSESLSKVVTAVTNLFNEFIYANEIIKIEEAVVRLARGLNKKITTAESCTGGLVAHRLTNIPGSSEVFCGGWVTYSNTSKSSELNVPQELIDEHGAVSENVAKAMAIGALQKSKADLSIALTGIAGPGGGTSDKPVGLVYIACASSHGDKPKITVLEKRLVQNRESFKVMASQIALDLLRRDLQTLVTHQQANK; translated from the coding sequence ATGATCATTGAAGTTATCAACACAGGCACAGAGCTATTGCTGGGTCAAGTCCTCAACACGCATTTGCGATATTTCTCCGAGCAACTTGCCTTGAAGGGCCTACAGGTAAGCCGACAAGCTACGGTGCCCGACGGCTCAATTATTGAGTTGGCTCTCTTAGAATCCCTGGCACGGGCAGACCTAATCCTGATAACTGGCGGATTAGGACCAACTACTGATGACCTCACTCGTCAAGCTATCGCTAAAGTGACGAAAAAAAAACTAACCCTCGATACCGACACCTTGGAAACCATTAAAGTATTTTTCAAGAAGCGAGACTACGAGATGCCCGAAAGTAATACGATCCAAGCGATGATTCCCGAGGGTGCCGATATTCTTAAGAATAACCACGGAACGGCTCCAGGCCTAAGACTGCAACATAAAAACAAATGGATTATCTGCCTGCCTGGCCCACCTAGAGAATTGTATCCTATGTTTTCTGAGCAAATAATGCCATGGTTTGATTCCTTACTACCTCATAAAAATACCATACAAACAAATATACTCAGACTAACTGGTTTAGGAGAATCTCTTGCTCAGGACATGATCATGGACAGCCTAAATATACCTCATGATGTTGATATAGGTTATTGCGCTAGACTGGGAGAACTGGATATTCGCCTAGTTAGTGCAAGCTCTGAAAGCCTGAGTAAAGTTGTTACAGCAGTCACCAACCTCTTTAATGAATTCATTTATGCGAATGAGATCATCAAAATAGAGGAAGCTGTCGTCAGACTTGCTAGAGGTCTAAACAAGAAAATAACTACCGCTGAATCCTGCACTGGGGGACTCGTAGCGCATCGACTCACCAATATCCCAGGATCCTCTGAGGTTTTTTGTGGGGGCTGGGTCACTTACTCAAACACCAGCAAATCCTCCGAATTGAACGTTCCACAAGAACTTATTGATGAGCATGGAGCAGTAAGTGAAAACGTAGCTAAGGCAATGGCAATCGGCGCTTTACAAAAATCTAAAGCCGATCTCAGCATCGCTTTAACTGGCATTGCAGGTCCTGGAGGTGGTACTTCTGATAAACCGGTAGGACTCGTCTATATCGCCTGCGCATCTAGCCATGGTGACAAGCCAAAGATAACAGTTTTAGAAAAGCGACTTGTACAGAATCGAGAAAGCTTTAAAGTAATGGCATCGCAAATTGCACTGGATCTACTGCGAAGGGATTTACAAACTTTAGTAACACATCAACAAGCAAATAAATAG
- a CDS encoding PAS domain S-box protein — translation MKKPFPYLNTRNVARLFSREKQSLINEEDSIEVPAPTAGSAHHLPFTLNDFSKELFKQIGSLMMDSLKAPCVFVCTHEAEIVWEDSQRPFKLSSIHDDITRQLTESKDDDIASFSKLVPYPKGVKTDPADGIVRFGAIMPLRASDEVIGALCFVDDNERRMTPSLNKRFKNAGTLLINYLSLKASEERTLKEEAAIRSVQEIFFKRSGTAFLGLLTKKIAEVLEVEWVFVTEQLPAKREITKTLAVTCQGASVENFNYSLQGSPLEGIATNKFVAGIQAASEKYSEDSFLKKNKISGFAGISLINAEGKVCGYLVAADTKPLKNIAIIRGVFKALSGRVAAEVAFFSGKKKAEAELANLQRRFDALFNNGTMGCCATSAKGFFKRMNNVMLERLGYRWGELRMKRHTDITDSKDHEQEARLRKECLDGKRQGFDLEKRFVCKEGSIFWGKIHVTLLNSDNPDEILFLEVLEDFTEVRQIRQDLKSISEEKVIHESRFESIKHSAHLPIVILDNKAKIIECNQVFAKIIGLDVKEIEKTSFTSLLGIKESKDIKALDDCLKGHTTSQVFKHKVEIKTGKGKTTTRKQINFSLTSVHNEEDKLDSILVTAQDITSELEKEQRASLLSTRYAAAVDHSPISLATLDQDFETILSCNNSLETLLGWSEQEFTHKKVSDIVSDENKVHWTTTIEEFRSSERHHCQIECKVSQKDKAPRPVRLSLTALRKKNKIIGGILTFEDNLTLETLDIQLSRQVTASDEAFQASPNGQFILNLEGKFQAVNPAFANMVLRTTEELKKLGLTDVLAESDFKKIQTYLKEVSKSKKGRLQKEISLLTAENEKRTCNLTIRAIQDKEGGLIHILGIAEDLSPIKGLQSDYRNLQGLYELEASKLNILLKSATSGLIIANNQGIIIHSNNTAESLLGHAHLSGKKLNDILKTEKAKIQEQIGHCLAGKRHQFKWEQSSKDQKFKDSIISIHLSLLGKGDQSFYIVELQDVSDFKKQEAALKASDTPVQSALELHNMGLLFISKDGLIEQTNQSFVEMLAITKEEVLGKAIDQILVGESFSKQWQEYVKEKKDKLCTNLHIEGLDGKKLFVVLTLECIRDQHHETQYFILLVDNRTESFLDKNSLKNKSEQLDKLFNHPTLTVALTNDTGNFLRANHSFLSLLGYTSEELRFKTWDDLIHPGDSPIQEDEWNKLNSGDHPFYEIEKRFEGKSGQTIWGRLNLSRITFNNLEGPTSLTVSILTDLSKIRQLEKSNKKTEAHLSAVFEQEATPAMILNGSNHILKSNRLAQKLFSDNALELSDHSLLDYISENDRKSLDKLLLDCHEKTRDAFRIEASFVIHEQLIPVQLTGSLIKQEGLSDWSVVLMIEDLSQIKQLQAELETEHEDKQSLGEELQDRKTTIISLESSLEDHRKQLEETQSQIKELEKQLAEENNSHSETTSKLQETRHELEEMKSSLSETTETLNETITSLEKSENYLSEKEESLKQAKENISQLEQDLTDINNTLDETKIELDAKHVALDSANQDLKKSEASLETERTIAKDLERQIQELNTTIESSQEEQSQLHQELASTNERTRELENRLSQKTDTIESHEVSLNQSTAELDKTKLRIAELENALEKSNAQIREHESELEAANTNNIDLENRLSDRKETLESQKSALTNLIEQWPVPIFILDEEGQASHVNRKALEWTGYDNAEEIHMNALFIAEEGVDEKELRTKCWHDELEQYQADGALVKKNTQATWARVHGFKSSILDDSKIICLMEDLSKLNEAKTIADDAETRFIGLASSSIMGVALTNAEDEIVFANQTFAHWLGKSRDSLLQRKLNQFHSKGFIPTNMDQASDLLSGKLNQYVTEIHWESPVTSALKTRCSINAVRSGDGSIWCKFYVFEQIQESQTTTETENFSTLLDLQVAETRLSTLFGSVDYPSAMLDNQGRFMEANSALSTLFQFQSEEDWKGRKFSELAVEGAKSAIDSLQQKLESKLRTEVQIEDKFINQENQTFSAVLKMNGVYTADAKLECIFVFLEKRSPNISPLLEGVTLDEANTPPPPLPSQGVQPPPSPESESKKNLKLPLDVAKNLPLKSFTGASSITPFKLPSKKSKSSEADKEALKQETPLAEDTPVNTPQKTEFPAAKSQIVNNNKANPNSEAFLTADHNGRISLMNLQASDLLGCDYQDCIGKELSEVYHVLNQKQIHLEGAASSHILLETSIRHTSGGKIDLIQSTQPLMDISGELKGTAIIFRDTESLNQLEEELTDKGQIKNSSELNTYIANIFNKKLIALSSTAMEELPELQKELSLTDRDNLAQKNLSLINKIEERLYLID, via the coding sequence GTGAAAAAACCATTCCCTTATTTAAATACCCGTAACGTCGCCCGCTTATTTTCAAGAGAAAAACAAAGCTTAATTAACGAAGAAGACTCCATCGAAGTGCCTGCACCGACAGCAGGTTCTGCCCATCATTTACCTTTCACTCTTAACGACTTTAGTAAGGAGCTTTTTAAACAAATTGGTTCCCTTATGATGGACTCCCTAAAAGCGCCTTGCGTTTTTGTATGCACGCATGAAGCAGAAATCGTTTGGGAAGACTCCCAAAGACCCTTCAAGCTCTCCTCGATTCACGATGACATCACCAGGCAATTAACTGAGTCAAAGGATGATGACATTGCCTCGTTTTCAAAACTAGTCCCTTACCCCAAAGGTGTCAAAACAGACCCCGCAGATGGAATCGTCCGCTTTGGCGCGATCATGCCGCTAAGAGCTTCAGACGAAGTTATAGGAGCACTGTGCTTTGTTGATGATAATGAAAGGCGCATGACGCCCTCTTTAAACAAACGTTTTAAGAATGCTGGCACACTTTTGATTAATTACCTATCGCTGAAAGCATCAGAAGAACGAACCTTAAAGGAGGAAGCTGCTATCCGCTCTGTTCAGGAAATTTTTTTCAAGCGATCAGGCACTGCCTTCTTGGGCCTATTAACCAAAAAAATAGCCGAAGTACTAGAAGTCGAATGGGTTTTTGTCACAGAACAATTGCCAGCCAAAAGGGAGATCACCAAGACACTTGCTGTGACTTGCCAGGGGGCAAGCGTTGAAAATTTCAACTATTCACTACAGGGCTCCCCTTTGGAGGGAATCGCTACCAATAAGTTTGTTGCAGGAATCCAAGCGGCCTCAGAGAAATACTCTGAAGATTCTTTTCTAAAGAAAAATAAAATTTCTGGTTTTGCAGGTATCTCATTAATCAATGCGGAAGGAAAAGTTTGCGGATATCTAGTCGCAGCCGATACAAAGCCTCTCAAAAATATTGCCATTATTCGCGGCGTCTTCAAAGCTCTCAGTGGCAGAGTTGCTGCTGAAGTGGCCTTTTTCTCTGGCAAGAAAAAGGCTGAAGCTGAGTTAGCTAATTTACAGAGGCGTTTCGACGCTTTGTTCAATAATGGCACTATGGGCTGTTGTGCGACCTCCGCCAAAGGTTTCTTCAAGCGCATGAATAACGTCATGCTAGAGCGTTTAGGTTACCGCTGGGGGGAACTTCGCATGAAGCGTCACACAGACATCACCGACTCAAAAGATCACGAACAAGAGGCTAGACTGCGGAAAGAATGTCTAGACGGCAAACGGCAAGGCTTTGACCTAGAAAAGCGCTTTGTTTGCAAAGAAGGTTCTATATTCTGGGGCAAAATTCACGTCACGCTGCTCAATAGCGACAATCCAGATGAGATTCTATTCCTAGAAGTTCTAGAGGACTTCACTGAAGTGCGCCAAATTCGGCAAGACCTAAAAAGTATTTCTGAGGAAAAGGTCATTCATGAGTCTCGTTTCGAATCTATCAAGCACTCTGCACATTTGCCCATTGTTATACTAGATAACAAGGCAAAGATCATCGAGTGCAATCAAGTATTTGCTAAGATCATAGGCCTTGATGTCAAAGAAATTGAAAAGACTTCTTTTACTTCATTACTTGGCATCAAAGAAAGTAAAGATATCAAAGCCTTAGATGACTGCCTGAAAGGCCATACCACATCACAGGTTTTCAAACACAAAGTAGAAATAAAAACTGGCAAAGGTAAAACCACTACCCGAAAGCAAATAAATTTTTCTCTCACTAGCGTGCACAATGAGGAGGACAAACTGGATTCCATTCTAGTGACTGCCCAAGACATCACATCAGAGCTAGAAAAAGAACAAAGAGCCTCACTACTATCAACACGCTACGCAGCTGCCGTCGATCATTCACCCATCTCCCTCGCAACTCTTGATCAAGATTTCGAAACTATTCTCAGTTGCAACAATTCCCTTGAGACTCTACTAGGATGGAGCGAGCAAGAATTCACACACAAGAAAGTTAGCGATATTGTATCCGATGAGAATAAAGTTCATTGGACCACCACCATCGAGGAATTTCGCTCATCAGAGAGACACCACTGCCAGATCGAATGCAAGGTTAGTCAAAAGGACAAAGCCCCTCGACCAGTCCGTTTGAGCCTTACTGCGCTTCGCAAAAAAAATAAAATCATAGGTGGTATACTCACCTTTGAGGACAATCTAACTTTAGAGACTCTTGATATTCAACTATCTAGACAAGTCACTGCAAGCGATGAAGCTTTTCAAGCTTCACCAAACGGACAGTTCATTTTAAACCTCGAAGGAAAATTCCAAGCTGTAAACCCAGCCTTTGCCAACATGGTTCTTAGAACAACAGAGGAACTTAAGAAACTTGGCCTAACAGATGTATTGGCTGAAAGTGACTTTAAAAAAATTCAGACTTATCTTAAAGAAGTATCCAAAAGCAAAAAAGGTCGCCTGCAAAAAGAAATTTCTCTGCTGACCGCAGAGAATGAAAAGCGAACATGCAATCTCACCATACGAGCCATTCAGGATAAAGAAGGCGGGTTAATTCATATCTTGGGCATTGCTGAAGATCTAAGTCCAATTAAAGGTCTTCAAAGTGATTATAGAAACCTACAAGGACTTTACGAACTAGAGGCCAGCAAGCTCAATATCCTGCTCAAATCCGCTACAAGCGGACTTATTATCGCCAATAATCAAGGCATCATTATCCATTCAAATAACACCGCAGAGTCACTCTTAGGTCATGCACATCTTAGCGGCAAGAAACTCAATGATATCCTAAAAACTGAAAAGGCAAAGATTCAAGAACAAATCGGCCATTGCTTAGCTGGTAAGAGGCACCAATTTAAATGGGAACAAAGCAGCAAAGACCAAAAGTTTAAAGATAGCATCATTAGTATTCATCTATCCTTACTAGGTAAAGGCGATCAAAGTTTCTACATAGTGGAACTGCAAGATGTTTCAGATTTCAAGAAACAAGAAGCCGCTTTAAAAGCTAGCGACACACCTGTGCAATCGGCCTTAGAGCTTCACAACATGGGGCTACTTTTCATCTCTAAGGATGGCCTTATTGAACAGACAAACCAGTCCTTTGTTGAAATGCTCGCTATCACTAAAGAGGAGGTTTTAGGAAAGGCAATCGATCAAATACTTGTTGGAGAAAGCTTTTCTAAGCAATGGCAAGAGTATGTAAAAGAAAAAAAGGACAAACTCTGCACCAATCTTCATATAGAGGGATTAGACGGCAAAAAACTCTTTGTTGTTTTAACTCTAGAATGTATACGTGACCAACATCATGAAACCCAGTACTTCATACTCCTTGTTGATAATCGCACCGAAAGCTTTTTAGATAAGAACAGTTTAAAGAACAAATCTGAGCAGCTAGACAAACTCTTCAACCACCCAACGTTAACTGTAGCGCTCACCAATGACACAGGAAATTTCCTACGAGCTAACCACTCTTTTTTAAGCCTACTAGGCTACACATCCGAAGAACTGCGTTTCAAAACTTGGGATGACCTTATTCACCCTGGAGACAGCCCGATTCAGGAGGATGAGTGGAACAAGCTCAATAGTGGAGATCATCCATTTTATGAAATAGAAAAACGTTTTGAAGGAAAATCAGGCCAAACTATCTGGGGCCGGTTAAATCTAAGCCGTATCACCTTCAACAATCTTGAAGGCCCTACGTCTTTAACTGTTTCTATTCTAACGGACTTATCCAAAATCAGACAGTTAGAAAAATCCAACAAAAAGACAGAAGCCCATCTCAGTGCTGTTTTTGAACAAGAGGCAACGCCTGCGATGATTCTTAATGGGTCAAACCACATCCTAAAATCAAATCGTTTGGCTCAGAAACTCTTTTCTGATAATGCCTTAGAGCTCAGTGACCATTCTTTATTGGATTATATAAGTGAAAATGACCGTAAATCTTTAGACAAACTTCTCCTCGACTGCCACGAGAAAACCCGAGATGCTTTCCGCATTGAAGCTAGCTTCGTGATCCATGAACAGCTGATACCCGTCCAACTTACTGGTTCCTTGATCAAACAAGAGGGGCTATCTGACTGGTCAGTAGTATTGATGATTGAGGACCTTTCTCAAATTAAGCAGCTCCAAGCTGAGCTAGAGACTGAGCACGAAGACAAGCAGAGCCTAGGCGAAGAACTGCAAGACAGGAAAACAACTATTATCTCTCTCGAGTCCAGCTTAGAGGACCACAGAAAGCAACTTGAAGAAACCCAGTCTCAGATCAAAGAACTAGAAAAGCAGCTAGCTGAAGAAAATAACTCTCACAGCGAAACTACCTCCAAGCTCCAGGAAACACGCCATGAGCTAGAGGAAATGAAAAGCAGCTTGTCAGAAACAACCGAAACGCTTAATGAAACAATCACTTCCCTCGAAAAATCTGAAAATTATTTATCAGAAAAAGAAGAATCTCTTAAGCAAGCCAAAGAAAACATCTCACAATTAGAGCAAGACCTCACTGATATAAACAACACACTAGACGAAACTAAAATTGAATTGGATGCTAAACATGTTGCTTTAGATAGCGCAAACCAAGATCTAAAAAAGAGCGAAGCTTCATTAGAAACGGAACGCACTATCGCCAAGGATTTAGAAAGACAGATCCAAGAACTAAATACTACAATAGAAAGCTCGCAGGAGGAACAAAGCCAATTGCATCAAGAATTAGCTTCTACTAATGAAAGGACCAGGGAACTAGAGAACCGTTTATCCCAAAAGACTGACACCATAGAATCCCACGAAGTCTCACTCAACCAATCAACCGCAGAATTAGATAAAACAAAACTTCGCATTGCTGAACTCGAAAATGCTTTGGAAAAATCAAACGCTCAAATCAGGGAACACGAGTCTGAATTAGAAGCGGCCAATACAAATAATATAGATCTAGAGAATAGGCTCTCTGATAGAAAAGAAACTTTAGAGTCCCAAAAATCAGCACTAACTAATCTAATAGAGCAGTGGCCCGTGCCTATCTTCATCCTTGACGAGGAAGGACAAGCATCCCATGTCAACCGTAAAGCTCTAGAATGGACAGGGTACGATAACGCAGAGGAAATCCACATGAATGCCCTTTTCATTGCTGAAGAGGGAGTAGACGAAAAGGAGCTCAGAACCAAATGCTGGCACGATGAGCTAGAACAATATCAAGCCGATGGAGCATTGGTTAAGAAAAATACTCAAGCCACATGGGCAAGAGTGCACGGCTTCAAGTCCAGCATATTAGACGACTCTAAGATAATCTGTTTGATGGAAGATTTATCTAAGTTGAATGAGGCAAAGACCATAGCTGACGATGCCGAGACCCGATTCATTGGACTAGCCTCCTCCAGTATCATGGGAGTGGCTTTGACTAATGCTGAAGATGAGATTGTTTTCGCAAACCAGACCTTTGCGCATTGGCTAGGCAAAAGTAGAGACTCATTGTTGCAACGAAAACTCAATCAATTTCACAGCAAAGGCTTTATACCAACCAATATGGATCAAGCCTCCGATTTACTGTCTGGCAAACTAAACCAATATGTTACTGAAATCCATTGGGAGTCTCCTGTAACCAGTGCATTGAAAACACGTTGTTCCATTAATGCAGTTCGCAGTGGGGATGGAAGCATCTGGTGCAAGTTTTACGTTTTCGAGCAGATACAAGAATCTCAAACAACTACAGAAACAGAAAATTTTTCAACATTGCTGGATTTGCAAGTGGCCGAAACCCGACTTAGCACACTGTTTGGCTCAGTGGACTATCCGTCAGCTATGCTAGACAACCAGGGTAGATTCATGGAAGCAAACTCTGCTTTGAGTACACTATTTCAATTCCAATCTGAAGAGGACTGGAAAGGGAGAAAATTTTCTGAACTAGCTGTGGAAGGAGCAAAAAGCGCCATAGATTCACTCCAGCAAAAATTAGAGTCGAAATTACGGACTGAAGTCCAAATAGAGGATAAGTTTATTAATCAAGAAAACCAAACCTTCTCCGCTGTTTTAAAAATGAATGGCGTCTACACAGCGGATGCTAAGTTAGAATGTATCTTTGTGTTTTTGGAAAAAAGAAGTCCTAACATATCGCCTCTGCTTGAAGGAGTCACCTTGGATGAGGCCAACACACCACCTCCTCCATTACCAAGCCAAGGTGTACAACCGCCACCCTCACCAGAGTCTGAAAGTAAAAAGAATCTAAAATTGCCTTTGGACGTTGCTAAAAACCTACCCCTTAAGAGCTTTACGGGAGCATCCTCTATCACTCCTTTCAAACTCCCTAGCAAGAAAAGCAAATCTTCTGAAGCAGATAAAGAAGCCCTCAAACAAGAAACTCCTCTAGCAGAAGATACGCCTGTTAATACTCCTCAGAAAACTGAATTTCCCGCTGCAAAGAGCCAAATCGTTAATAACAACAAGGCCAACCCCAACTCTGAAGCATTTTTAACCGCTGACCACAACGGAAGAATATCCTTGATGAATCTCCAAGCCTCGGACCTTCTTGGATGCGATTACCAGGACTGCATAGGCAAAGAGCTCAGTGAGGTTTATCATGTATTAAACCAAAAGCAGATACACCTAGAAGGCGCCGCATCGAGTCATATACTACTGGAAACCTCTATTCGCCACACCTCAGGAGGAAAAATTGACCTAATCCAAAGCACTCAACCTCTCATGGATATTAGCGGAGAATTGAAAGGTACGGCCATTATCTTCAGGGATACCGAGAGCTTGAACCAGTTAGAAGAAGAACTGACTGATAAAGGACAGATCAAAAACTCATCTGAGCTCAATACGTATATAGCTAATATTTTTAACAAGAAGCTTATTGCCTTAAGTTCTACTGCTATGGAAGAACTCCCCGAATTGCAAAAGGAACTTAGTCTCACCGATAGAGATAATTTGGCACAAAAAAATCTCTCATTAATCAATAAAATTGAAGAGCGACTTTACCTCATTGATTAA
- the recA gene encoding recombinase RecA, which translates to MAVKTLDEPKAKEIKATKKPLEKKVDKEKEAERKNLDLALQAIQKQYGENSIMRLGDENAKMDINVIPTGAIVIDRALGVGGLPRGRVVEVYGPESSGKTTLTLTAIANAQKAGGTAAFIDVEHALDPKYARKLGVNMEELLVSQPSSGEEALGIAETLIRSNALDVVVLDSVAALVTKNELEGQIGDTVVGAQARLMSQAMRKLTALISKAKTIAIFTNQIREKIGVMFGNPETTPGGRALKFYSSVRIDIRRIGQIKATDGTVLGNRTKIKVVKNKVAPPFTEAEFDIMYNEGISRTGSLLDLAIAQGIVEKRGAWISYKGNQVAQGRDAAKEELKNKPELYNEIEVEVLAKLAEVDS; encoded by the coding sequence ATGGCGGTAAAAACATTAGACGAGCCCAAAGCAAAAGAAATAAAGGCGACCAAAAAACCACTTGAGAAAAAAGTCGATAAAGAAAAAGAGGCTGAACGCAAAAATCTCGATCTAGCATTACAAGCTATCCAAAAACAGTATGGAGAAAACTCCATCATGCGCCTTGGTGATGAAAATGCCAAAATGGATATCAATGTTATCCCTACTGGCGCTATAGTCATAGACCGAGCACTCGGTGTCGGCGGCCTCCCCAGAGGACGTGTAGTAGAAGTGTATGGGCCAGAATCCTCTGGTAAGACAACCCTCACTTTAACAGCGATTGCCAATGCGCAAAAGGCTGGCGGCACTGCAGCGTTTATTGATGTTGAGCACGCACTTGACCCTAAGTATGCGCGCAAGCTTGGTGTAAACATGGAAGAACTACTCGTTTCACAACCTAGCTCTGGTGAAGAGGCTTTGGGCATTGCGGAAACCCTTATCAGATCCAATGCCCTTGATGTCGTGGTCCTAGATTCCGTTGCTGCACTAGTTACCAAAAATGAGCTGGAGGGACAAATTGGTGATACCGTGGTAGGTGCCCAAGCCCGTTTGATGAGCCAAGCAATGAGAAAACTCACTGCGCTTATCAGCAAAGCCAAAACCATCGCCATTTTCACAAACCAAATCCGCGAAAAGATAGGTGTCATGTTCGGTAATCCTGAAACCACCCCTGGCGGAAGGGCTCTGAAATTCTACTCTAGTGTGCGAATTGACATCAGGCGCATTGGTCAAATCAAGGCGACTGACGGAACCGTTCTCGGTAATCGCACAAAAATTAAAGTGGTTAAGAACAAAGTAGCACCGCCATTTACAGAGGCCGAATTTGATATCATGTACAATGAAGGTATTTCCAGGACCGGCTCGTTACTGGACCTTGCCATAGCGCAAGGAATCGTTGAAAAACGTGGTGCCTGGATCTCCTACAAAGGCAACCAAGTTGCTCAAGGAAGAGACGCTGCCAAGGAAGAGCTTAAGAATAAGCCTGAGCTATACAATGAAATCGAAGTAGAAGTGCTAGCCAAGCTTGCTGAAGTAGATAGCTAA